A part of Oncorhynchus masou masou isolate Uvic2021 chromosome 30, UVic_Omas_1.1, whole genome shotgun sequence genomic DNA contains:
- the LOC135522030 gene encoding B-cell receptor CD22-like, whose translation MWLFETTSVIMVITLTSPGGCERDWKVTFNDTVPCALKGSSVVFGCSYDYPSDQTVTNTFWKFKTQNDDTNFFDNQQYGERVEYLGNKEHNCTLRMNNLISSDANSYLFRFKTVNNAWSSKTSVSLTLTGLTAEVNPPTVREGEKVTLKCSTTCTVSDPPTIVWLRDGQSVSKTEFQANSEDSGRYRCAVQGQDLLSSAPVSLDVQYAPKNVSLSVRPSGDVTKGNSVTLNCSCSANPPVLDYILYKESGQGFTTVAGRQTHTFSNIQPGDSGWYYCNASNSINTVRSNLTTLNVQYPPEDTSVSVSPSGPVVEGSFVNLTCSSHANPAVSYTWYRVDGKSPIQSGTQLILEKVSPANSGRYYCKAQNKHGAFNSSLLFLDVLYPPRNTLVSISLSVPLLEGSSVNLTCSSHANPAVENYTWFKKVGTDTSKAGSGEVLALTSLTSSDSGQYFCEARNREGAHKSTVVSLTILGANHASNNFQIPVYIGSAATVFMVIVLLVFLWMWKIPFKLCQRTAVDIEDDQNSVLSRKRTSNDPATQETRTEEQENALYANIQLPPSQTHHQDSSLYSVIEPPALQNPPEPHYATFDFQQFRSSMEEAQFSRCHEEDDVVYSTVKDIKTNVTDNLQYASIHFPLPSPTARLKESLEVNHSVIYSTVAKPEA comes from the exons ATGTGGCTCTTTGAAACAACCAGTGTGATAATGGTGATTACTCTCACGTCGCCAG gtGGTTGTGAGAGAGATTGGAAGGTGACTTTCAACGATACAGTTCCATGTGCCTTAAAAGGGTCATCAGTGGTGTTTGGATGCAGTTATGACTACCCCTCAGACCAGACTGTAACAAATACCTTCTGGAAGTTCAAGACTCAAAATGATGACACAAATTTCTTTGATAACCAGCAATACGGAGAACGTGTAGAATACCTTGGAAATAAAGAACACAACTGCACCTTGAGAATGAATAACCTAATTAGTAGTGATGCAAATTCCTATCTCTTCAGATTTAAGACAGTTAATAATGCATGGAGCAGTAAAACATCAGTTTCACTAACTCTGACAG GGCTGACAGCTGAAGTAAACCCTCCcactgtgagagagggagagaaggtgacaCTAAAATGTAGCACAACCTGTACAGTGAGTGACCCTCCCACTATTGTCTGGCTCAGGGATGGACAATCAGTATCAAAAACAGAGTTTCAGGCAAATAGTGAGGATTCTGGTAGATACCGATGTGCTGTTCAAGGTCAAgatcttctctcctctgctccagtGTCTCTTGATGTCCAAT ATGCTCCAAAGAATGTCTCATTGTCGGTCCGTCCATCTGGAGATGTTACTAAGGGTAACTCAGTCACTCTCAACTGCAGCTGCAGTGCAAACCCCCCCGTGTTGGACTACATCCTGTATAAGGAGAGTGGACAGGGCTTCACCACTGTGGCTGGGAGGCAGACTCACACCTTTTCTAACATCCAGCCAGGGGACAGTGGATGGTACTACTGTAATGCCAGCAACAGTATCAACACAGTCAGATCTAATCTAACTACCCTCAATGTTCAAT ACCCTCCTGAGGACACATctgtgtcagtcagtccctctggtcCAGTGGTAGAGGGAAGCTTTGTGAATCTGACCTGTAGCAGCCATGCTAACCCAGCAGTGAGCTACACCTGGTACAGAGTCGATGGGAAAAGCCCTATTCAGTCAGGGACTCAGTTGATACTTGAGAAGGTCTCTCCTGCTAACTCAGGGAGGTATTACTGTAAGGCACAGAACAAACATGGAGCCTTCAACTCATCACTCCTGTTTCTTGATGTTCTGT ATCCCCCAAGGAACACCTTGGTATcaatcagtctctctgtcccactgttAGAGGGAAGTTCTGTGAACCTGACCTGCAGCAGCCACGCCAACCCAGCAGTGGAGAACTACACCTGGTTTAAGAAGGTTGGAACAGACACCTCAAAGGCAGGGTCAGGAGAGGTGTTGGCATTgacctctctaacctcctctgaCAGTGGACAGTACTTCTGTGAGGCCAGGAACAGAGAAGGGGCTCAcaagtctactgtagtgtctctgacCATACTGGGTGCCAATCATG CTTCAAATAATTTCCAAATACCAGTTTACATTGGTTCCGCGGCCACAGTTTTCATGGTGATCGTACTTCTTGTGTTCTTATGGATGTG GAAGATCCCGTTCAAATTATGTCAAAGGACTGCTGTGGACATAGAG GACGATCAAAACTCAGTCTTATCCAGAAAAAGGACCAGTAATGACCCAGCCACACAGGAAActagaacagaggaacaggaaaatgCGCTCTATGCCAACATTCAACTGCCTCCCTCTCAGACCCACCACCAAGACAGTTCTCTGTACTCTGTGATCGAGCCACCAGCTCTGCAGAACCCTCCGGAACCTCATTACGCTACCTTTGACTTCCAGCAGTTCCGCAGCTCCATGGAAGAGGCCCAATTCTCCAGATGCCATGAAGAAGATGATGTTGTCTACTCCACAGTGAAAGACATAAAGACCAATGTGACAGACAACCTCCAGTACGCCAGCATCCAtttccccctccccagtcctactGCCAG GCTGAAAGAAAGTTTAGAGGTGAACCATTCTGTTATCTACTCCACTGTTGCCAAACC